Proteins encoded together in one Mastomys coucha isolate ucsf_1 unplaced genomic scaffold, UCSF_Mcou_1 pScaffold16, whole genome shotgun sequence window:
- the Anp32e gene encoding acidic leucine-rich nuclear phosphoprotein 32 family member E isoform X2 — MEMKKKINMELKNRAPEEVTELVLDNCLCVNGEIEGLNDTFKELEFLSMANVELSSLARLPSLNKLRKLELSDNIISGGLEVLAEKCPNLTYLNLSGNKIKDLSTVEALMEMKMKKTRKMMKLVHPKDMKRRKMRMRMKLVQKWEREKRRWASHT, encoded by the exons atggagatgaagaagaagattAACATGGAGTTGAAGAACAGAGCCCCGGAGGag GTGACAGAGTTAGTCCTTGATAATTGCTTGTGTGTCAATGGGGAAATCGAAGGCCTGAATGACACCTTTAAAGAACTGGAGTTTCTTAGCATGGCCAACGTGGAATTAAGTTCCTTGGCCCGGCTTCCCAGCTTAAATAAACTTCGGAAG TTGGAACTTAGTGACAATATAATTTCTGGAGGCTTGGAAGTCCTGGCAGAGAAATGTCCAAATCTTACCTATCTCAATCTGAGtggaaacaaaattaaagatCTCAGCACAGTAGAAGCGCTG AtggagatgaagatgaagaagacgAGGAAGATGATGAAGCTGGTCCACCCGAAGGatatgaagaggaggaagatgaggatgaggatgaagcTGGTtcagaagtgggagagggagaagaggaggtgggCCTCTCATacttaa